GCTGAAATCGATGAGCACCTGAAAGCCAACAACCCAGGCAAAGCAGAGCTAAAGGCCACACAGTTTCTCAGCTACTAGTCTTCTGAATCTTCAACAGCTTATGAAATCTTAACCGGGAGCCGATTACTGTACATCAGAGCCGTATATGTCTGTCTAGACCGAAATGTTCTACAGCTTATGAAACGCTTAAAGAGTAAAGAGTGTCTAGACCGAAATGTTCCCCAGTTTATTCTGATATAAACTGACATGGAGAACTCGAATGTCTGTCTACGAAGACACTGCTCCCTGCTCCTGCTGTGTCACCTGCGCCAGAGATAATTTCCCGACGAAGTTGGTCCAGAGGCTGCCGAGGAAGATGTCCCCGTTGAACTCCGTCACCGATGTGACGGAGTTGATCACCTTCCCTTCGGAGTCGTCAAGCACGCGGACGACGTTGCCATCGTCCGACACCTGAGCCACCATGGCACCCTTGATCGTTGCCTTGCTCCACTTGAGGAGCACGGGCAACGAGGCCACCACTCTCTTCGTGAAGGTCCAGCGCGTGATGAAGTCCAGCCATGGCGAACTCAGCTGCATTTTGGACACCAGAAACTCAAAACTGTCAGGTGATGCTGTTAGCAAGTTTGGTATGGATGATGCGAGGAGGCGGGAGCCAGTGGCTGGAAGGCTGACGTGGAGGGCAATCCAGAAATGACCGTCTGACCCGAGACGAATGTTATCTGGAGCTCCCGGAAGGTCGACGAACGTCTCTGCCTTGCCGGCTTTCTCCCCTTTCAGCCACACTCTCATGCAACTGAAcctgcatgttttttttttctccacaGCTGGTTGGTTCTCCATATGATACGCATACTGTATGGTCCGAGTGAAGGTTCAGTTACCTCCACGTTTCGCAGACGACCACAAAGGTCTCGTCCCTCGGCAGGGCGACGCCGTTGGCGCAACTGAGGCGGTCGAGCACGACGGACGTCTCACCGTTGCGCCGGTCGTACCGGAGGAGGCGGCCGGTGGCGTGGGACTCTAAGAAGTCGTAGAACCACCTGTCGAAGTCGAACCTGGTGCTGGCGTCGCTGAAGTAGACCGTGCCGTCGGAGGCCTCGATCGCCGCGTCCGCGAATCTGGCGGCGGAATGGAAGGGCCGGCACATTCACTCGCATGGTGAGAAAAATCAGTTACGGAGCTGCACTGCACGGTGTGATTTGGTCCGGATTTCGGAATTTGGGTAGGGATGCGAACCTGATGGTTGAGCCCTCGACCTCCGAAGCAAGAAGGGTCACTCCTTCCTCCCCGACTCTCAAAAGTCCCTGCTCAATCAATACTGTCATTTTTTTAATCGGTGCCCCGCACATGCTTCGTGCTGCTGTAGTGCTCTGTTCATCGTACTGTACAACCAACCACGCTAGCAAAGTACTCCGATCAGTGAAGGTACCCTACCTTGTCGGCGTCGCAGACGAGCATTGTGCCGTCGGCGGACGGCGCGACCCCGAGCAGCCCCGTGCCGCCGACGAAGCGCCACCGCTCCCAGGAGCCGTTGTTTGGGTGCATCCGCTGCAGCCACCCGTCCCTGGTGGCCGTGTACAGCGTCCCGCCCGCCGCCGCGTCCACGTACACGTCTTCCGGCGCGTCCAGCGCCCCTTCCCCCAGCTTCTCCAGCCTCTGCACGACGCGCATCGGCGTCACGCACGCTCACGAAACGGCAACAACAAATTGACGAGCAGCAAGGATTTTTCTGGACGATTCGTTAACCTGGAGGAGGTTGTTGGGAGGCGGAGTGGGCGGTCGCGGAGTCGACGGCACCGGCTGCACGGGGCAGTTGAGGGCGACGTGAGCCGCGAGGGATGCCACCGCGGCCAGCACGGCGGCCGCGAGGAGGCCAGGCGCCATGGTCACCACGACACCACCTCCCCACCAATAGACGAGTTATTAGTTCCAAAGAAGAAGTAGCTGGCACCTGGGAGTTGATACCCCTCGAAGCCTGGAGAGTAATGGAGTAGGGTATGATCAGGGCTGTTTGAGCTTTTTACTATCTTGGCCCTCGTACGAGCGATGAGTTTTGAGAGAGTGCACGCTGACGTGTGGCGGTTTCAGCCAGAAGTCAAAAAACGAGACTATCATGGCACATCAGGGTTGACATATCAGTTTAAAATTATTAAAAAATATATCTCAGATTGCCATGGATTCGCAAGCAATAAAGAGTGGTCCAAGACAGAAGACACTTCAACAGCAGCCAATTGTTGTCAAAGAAAAAGGCAGCCAAGAGTGGTAATATATAAATTATCGCTCAAAAAGATATAATAGAGTACACAGACTAAAAGTATAACAACATCAACAACACATGACATAAGAGAGCTGAGGACAACCACCAAACACAAGGAGGAAACAAAAACCCATAGCGAAAGCATGTCGTTGTTCACCAACAAACACCACCGCGTAGTGGAGGTACTCCGACGACCTCCATTCCAAAGACGACCGATAAGCTTCGAGTCAAGTTTAGCATACGACAGTCATGCTTACATTGTTTTTGAAGCATATTTTGAAATCAATCGACGCCCGCCAACATCATTGAAGAAAAGAAGCCTCAAAGGAGGAAGGGCTGGCAAAAGGAGAATGAAGAGATCGAAGAGAGAGGTTGATGGTCTTGCTAACCCGAAATTTGATACGACAACGGAATCGAGGATCATGGATAAAGCAAGGGCACTGAGAGCGACTATTAGTCGGTTTGAATTTGGGCAAACCTAGTGGGGAGGGCTGGATCACCAAAAGTGGGCTTAAACTGTGCGCAGAGATGAATGAATGACCTTGAGGTTGTGGTAAGCCCGAACCCTTGTGGTTCGCCTGAGACCTTAAAGCAGGAGCGTGAACAACTGTCGCCACTAGTGGATCTGGACACGACCATGGCACCTTGCTGCTTGAGCCCTTAGTAGCTCGCACGAACAGCAAGGGGCAATGCCATTTGGAGCCCAGATCAAAATTACAGTCGCAACAACAATTGTGAACGTGTCACAACCACCTCAACTCATGGAAATGCGCCATTAATGTCCCCGTTCGGATGTAATGGttttggaggaatttggatggttttgatgaattctggaggaatttatgagagaaaaacactgttctggatgaaaaaaaagaaacggatcaagccggatttaaggacacgcgaacggggccaatgaGGTGAGGTGGAAGGACACGTTCAGCATGGCGCAGCGCTCGAAGCTCATGACGGCGTGTCCGAACGCCACCGTGTTGAGTGTCCGATCGTCTTTACGCGACTGATGTTGGCCACAAACAACCATGCCACAACGCCATCGACACTCCTGTGCCAGCGTGACCATGACCATCGCCAAGCGCAGTGCGGAGCTAGTCGCTCGCGACAGCGCGCACGAACGCCATTATCGTCTCTCATGCCGCCGAAGCTGGCCAGAAACCCTACGCCACGCGGTCGCGTTCATGACCACAGCTGTTGTCGCTGCCACGGTTGGCAACAACTTGAGTACGCGGGGAGCCTTGTTGCGACGCAGTGACGCAGGGCAACAACACCTCTCCATAGATCCGTCCTTCACGCTCATGAATCTACCCAAAGCATGGACAAAGCGAGAGATTGGGGATTTAGGGAAAAGAGAGAAACAGTGGAGAAATGAGTATGCAGAGGAGA
Above is a genomic segment from Miscanthus floridulus cultivar M001 chromosome 3, ASM1932011v1, whole genome shotgun sequence containing:
- the LOC136547205 gene encoding protein STRICTOSIDINE SYNTHASE-LIKE 4-like, which gives rise to MAPGLLAAAVLAAVASLAAHVALNCPVQPVPSTPRPPTPPPNNLLQRLEKLGEGALDAPEDVYVDAAAGGTLYTATRDGWLQRMHPNNGSWERWRFVGGTGLLGVAPSADGTMLVCDADKGLLRVGEEGVTLLASEVEGSTIRFADAAIEASDGTVYFSDASTRFDFDRWFYDFLESHATGRLLRYDRRNGETSVVLDRLSCANGVALPRDETFVVVCETWRFSCMRVWLKGEKAGKAETFVDLPGAPDNIRLGSDGHFWIALHLSSPWLDFITRWTFTKRVVASLPVLLKWSKATIKGAMVAQVSDDGNVVRVLDDSEGKVINSVTSVTEFNGDIFLGSLWTNFVGKLSLAQVTQQEQGAVSS